Proteins encoded within one genomic window of Hermetia illucens chromosome 2, iHerIll2.2.curated.20191125, whole genome shotgun sequence:
- the LOC119648882 gene encoding serendipity locus protein delta-like, producing the protein MVVFSENPNFDDEKNFCITCNREFASKSSCNKHKFLHRNLIHPKHPTFFCELCPGKFKSDSELRDHIVTNHGDEIPKSLQDDPTYLKCRFCHKDF; encoded by the coding sequence ATGGTGGTGTTTTCCGAGAACCCCAATTTCGACGACGAGAAAAATTTTTGCATCACCTGCAATCGTGAATTTGCCTCGAAGAGCAGCTGCAACAAACACAAATTTTTACATAGGAATTTAATTCATCCAAAACACCCGACATTTTTCTGTGAATTGTGTCCTGGGAAATTTAAGTCAGACTCTGAATTAAGAGATCATATTGTGACGAATCATGGTGATGAGATTCCAAAGTCTCTACAAGACGATCCAACATACCTAAAATGCCGATTTTGTCATAAGGACTTCTAa